From a single Thermoleophilia bacterium genomic region:
- a CDS encoding RNA polymerase sigma factor SigF: protein MTAPSEQDPRETGPDEEEQVDLDQASPAADEPPQPVSPRGRDESEKLDQFLLRRYHLGGDLKAREQLITMYMPLVRSLARRYASRGEHFDDLVQVGAIGLIKAIDRFDLTRGVELTTYATPNIVGEIKRYFRDKGWSVRVPRGLQELNIRVNKVIDELTPRLQRSPTIEEIALAANSTPEEVLEALESSQAYNSISLQASPTSDPGDDESSLVDYLGGDEEAYDVMEDRTMLAPGFAKLDSRERYILHLRFFEGLTQSQIAARVGISQMHVSRLIRRALEKLREEIGEIDGPPTISAHEHDK from the coding sequence ATGACAGCCCCGTCCGAGCAGGACCCGCGCGAGACCGGCCCCGACGAGGAGGAGCAAGTCGATCTCGACCAGGCTTCGCCGGCGGCAGACGAACCTCCCCAGCCGGTCAGTCCGCGCGGACGCGACGAATCGGAGAAGCTCGATCAGTTCCTCCTCCGCCGCTATCACCTCGGCGGTGACCTCAAGGCGCGCGAGCAACTCATCACGATGTACATGCCGCTCGTGCGCTCGCTGGCTCGCCGTTACGCCTCGCGCGGCGAGCACTTCGACGATCTCGTGCAGGTCGGCGCCATTGGTCTCATCAAGGCGATCGATCGATTCGATCTTACGCGTGGAGTCGAGCTCACGACGTATGCGACGCCGAACATCGTCGGCGAGATCAAGCGCTACTTCCGCGACAAAGGATGGTCCGTGCGTGTACCGCGCGGCCTCCAAGAACTCAACATCCGCGTCAACAAAGTCATCGACGAGCTCACGCCTCGCCTGCAGCGTTCGCCGACGATCGAGGAGATCGCCCTCGCGGCCAACTCCACCCCAGAAGAGGTACTCGAAGCCCTCGAGTCCAGCCAGGCGTACAACTCCATCTCGTTGCAGGCTTCGCCGACGAGCGACCCGGGCGACGACGAGTCCTCACTCGTCGACTACCTCGGCGGCGACGAGGAAGCGTACGACGTCATGGAGGATCGCACCATGCTGGCACCCGGCTTCGCCAAGCTCGACAGCCGCGAACGGTATATCCTTCACCTGCGCTTCTTTGAGGGCTTAACGCAGAGCCAAATCGCGGCGCGCGTGGGCATCTCACAGATGCACGTGTCGCGCCTCATCCGCCGCGCTCTTGAGAAGCTTCGTGAGGAGATCGGGGAGATTGACGGGCCTCCCACGATCAGCGCGCACGAACACGACAAGTGA